One Gimesia sp. DNA segment encodes these proteins:
- a CDS encoding YraN family protein encodes MAGNWFGRFLGDRGERAAVRYLKRHRYQILARQYRTELGEIDIIALDQGTVVFVEVKTRKSTAKGQPFESVTGQKQKQLTRLAGVFLKKHGLLKHSARFDVISILWQAEQKRPEIQHFQNAFPSAGDFQFFI; translated from the coding sequence ATGGCTGGAAACTGGTTTGGCAGATTTCTAGGTGATCGGGGTGAGCGTGCCGCCGTCCGTTATCTGAAACGACACCGTTATCAGATCCTTGCTCGCCAGTATCGCACTGAACTCGGCGAAATCGACATTATCGCCCTCGATCAGGGAACGGTCGTCTTTGTCGAAGTCAAAACCAGGAAATCGACAGCGAAAGGTCAGCCCTTCGAGTCCGTAACAGGACAGAAGCAGAAACAGCTGACCCGTCTGGCAGGCGTCTTTCTTAAAAAGCATGGCCTGCTGAAGCATTCCGCACGGTTCGATGTGATCTCCATTCTCTGGCAGGCAGAGCAGAAGCGGCCAGAAATTCAGCATTTTCAAAATGCCTTCCCTTCGGCGGGGGACTTCCAGTTCTTTATCTGA
- the rpsP gene encoding 30S ribosomal protein S16, producing MAVRIRMKRMGRTHRPFYRICVMDSRKQRDGEAIEEIGTYDTSVADKAQRVVIDMERVDYWMSVGAKPSENVATLIKKVKKNKFGSAAAPAPMQAPKEPPAPEPEAEAGESAETAEASAEETAVEETPTEE from the coding sequence GTGGCAGTTCGAATTCGTATGAAAAGAATGGGCCGGACACATCGCCCGTTCTATCGTATTTGTGTAATGGATTCACGCAAACAACGTGACGGTGAAGCGATCGAAGAAATTGGTACCTATGACACTTCCGTCGCTGACAAAGCACAGCGCGTCGTGATTGACATGGAACGTGTTGATTACTGGATGTCAGTTGGTGCTAAACCTTCCGAAAACGTGGCAACACTGATCAAGAAGGTCAAGAAAAACAAATTCGGTTCCGCTGCGGCACCGGCTCCCATGCAGGCTCCCAAAGAACCTCCTGCTCCCGAACCGGAAGCAGAAGCTGGCGAATCAGCTGAAACAGCTGAAGCATCTGCAGAAGAGACCGCTGTTGAAGAAACCCCGACAGAAGAGTAA
- the trmD gene encoding tRNA (guanosine(37)-N1)-methyltransferase TrmD codes for MRFDILTLFPELFDSYLEQGLLKRAIQNQLVEIQRWNFRDWATDKHASVDDRPYGGGPGMLIGCDTVYQCVEHVQQVVPEPGKLIMLTPQGKTLNQKLAQELSQERQLTLLCGRYEGFDERIRIGLEPMEISAGDFITNGGEVPAMLIIETVIRLIPGVLGDESSAKYDSFSESGLLEYPQYTRPQNFRGMEVPEVLLSGNHQEIARWRHEQSLQRTRERRNDLLTESESNST; via the coding sequence ATGCGATTTGATATTCTGACTTTGTTTCCCGAACTGTTTGACAGCTATCTTGAGCAGGGATTGCTCAAGCGGGCGATTCAAAATCAACTGGTCGAGATTCAGCGTTGGAATTTCAGGGACTGGGCAACAGACAAGCATGCCTCGGTAGATGATCGCCCTTACGGCGGTGGACCAGGGATGCTGATCGGCTGTGACACGGTCTATCAATGTGTAGAGCATGTTCAACAGGTGGTTCCGGAACCCGGTAAGCTGATCATGTTGACCCCCCAGGGGAAAACACTGAATCAGAAACTGGCCCAGGAGTTATCCCAAGAACGTCAGCTCACCTTATTGTGTGGAAGATACGAGGGGTTCGACGAACGAATCCGCATTGGTCTGGAGCCAATGGAAATTTCGGCAGGCGACTTCATCACCAACGGAGGGGAAGTCCCGGCCATGTTGATTATCGAGACTGTGATCCGGTTGATACCCGGAGTACTCGGAGACGAGAGCAGTGCCAAATATGATTCCTTTTCGGAATCGGGACTGCTCGAATATCCGCAGTACACACGGCCTCAAAACTTTCGTGGAATGGAAGTTCCGGAAGTCTTATTAAGTGGAAATCATCAGGAGATTGCGCGCTGGCGGCATGAGCAGAGTCTGCAGCGAACTCGCGAGCGACGAAATGATCTTCTCACTGAGTCGGAATCAAATTCAACCTGA
- the rplS gene encoding 50S ribosomal protein L19 — MQELLKKVEESSLREEPLEFEIGDTVDVHTRIKEGSKERIQVFTGVVIARRGSGTRENFTVRRIVAGEGVERIFPVHSPKIAKLDVKRHGRVRRAKLYYLRDRVGKATRLTERRAKRDGE, encoded by the coding sequence ATGCAGGAATTATTGAAAAAAGTAGAAGAATCAAGCCTTCGTGAAGAGCCGCTTGAGTTCGAAATCGGCGATACCGTCGACGTGCATACCCGTATCAAGGAAGGTAGCAAGGAACGCATCCAGGTTTTCACCGGTGTTGTGATTGCCCGTCGCGGCAGCGGAACCCGTGAAAACTTCACCGTTCGTCGCATCGTAGCCGGTGAAGGTGTAGAGCGAATTTTCCCTGTACACTCTCCCAAAATCGCCAAGCTGGACGTCAAACGGCACGGTCGCGTTCGGCGCGCCAAACTGTACTACCTCCGCGATCGCGTTGGTAAAGCAACCCGTCTGACCGAGCGTCGCGCCAAAAGAGACGGCGAGTAA